From one Pirellulales bacterium genomic stretch:
- a CDS encoding NPCBM/NEW2 domain-containing protein, whose product MAATFDPYYKWLGIPPAEQPPNYYRLLAINPFETDPDVIEAAADQRMVHLRSLQTGQHAELTQKLLNQISTAKVCLLRPDKKKEYDDRLRAKLAKAAPPQAPPAAPPGDLPSAASSAEARMAVQEPVAAGPLDFIDNPAPAPKTGVWEPEPLPLSPRGSFKSSASGYSSRKTKKSSQTPIFGIVAAVVVVGIAIGAYIVVTSQSAGDTNQANPSNSGTNVEKHPGDELLTGKPKTPPHPALPKIQPANTPSNPHPPSTPDVAPTEVAIHPPVATNPDPDKPDKPRPHKQPPESPKLPEAAAETRKPIPDQAAQAKALAQVRDVLKDDYAKALTADARLDLVRSLIKLASETKDNADQRYVMGTQAMDLAVKAGDADLAFEAIDGLDSYFAVDGWDMKAQAMIKLSHLAKSTPEKQYVATHALSMTDNALAADHYDAAVEIANVAAMMADAVGEPLLRDQAHEARSRAQRMQNVAEDFKAAKQKLAAHPDDADANLIVGRFLCFQKGDWKAGLPFLSHGSDVALKKLAGMEAAAPDAPPDSPTGAADRAKLGDAWWNAAEKIGDNKSPFVIAMFARAKYWYHEALPGLSGLDLKKAEKRSSEDAGVELGAVKMVYLDDLPEQDVSVGLGSLGKQGASGLPEGSPQTVSFRGVTVKHALAMAPPENGKATVSFTVDRKFHNFTAVVGLQDKAKPKSAITFEARGDGKILWISRPIRGAEESQECNVPVGNFRVLQLEVHSAGDNGDAWAVWVNPILKR is encoded by the coding sequence ATGGCAGCGACGTTCGATCCATATTACAAATGGCTTGGCATTCCGCCCGCCGAGCAGCCGCCGAACTATTATCGGTTGTTGGCGATCAATCCGTTCGAGACGGATCCGGATGTGATCGAAGCGGCTGCCGACCAGCGGATGGTGCATCTGCGATCGTTGCAAACGGGCCAGCACGCCGAACTTACGCAGAAGCTGCTCAATCAGATTTCCACCGCCAAGGTTTGTCTGCTGCGGCCCGACAAGAAAAAGGAATATGACGACCGCTTGCGGGCAAAGCTGGCCAAGGCCGCTCCGCCGCAGGCGCCCCCAGCGGCTCCGCCGGGCGATCTACCGTCGGCGGCTTCGTCGGCCGAGGCTCGCATGGCGGTGCAGGAGCCGGTTGCTGCCGGACCCTTGGATTTTATCGACAATCCCGCGCCGGCGCCAAAGACCGGCGTTTGGGAGCCAGAGCCGCTGCCGCTCAGCCCTCGCGGGTCGTTCAAATCGAGCGCTTCAGGCTATTCATCGCGCAAGACGAAAAAAAGCTCGCAGACGCCGATTTTCGGGATCGTGGCAGCGGTCGTCGTCGTGGGGATCGCGATCGGTGCATATATCGTCGTCACTAGCCAAAGCGCCGGCGACACGAACCAAGCGAATCCGAGCAACTCGGGCACGAACGTCGAAAAGCACCCCGGCGACGAGTTGTTGACCGGTAAGCCGAAAACGCCCCCCCATCCGGCATTGCCAAAAATCCAACCGGCGAATACGCCCAGCAATCCGCACCCGCCTTCGACGCCCGATGTCGCGCCAACGGAGGTGGCCATCCATCCGCCGGTTGCGACGAATCCAGATCCCGACAAACCAGACAAGCCGCGACCGCACAAACAGCCGCCAGAATCACCGAAACTTCCGGAAGCGGCGGCCGAAACCCGAAAACCCATCCCCGACCAAGCGGCACAAGCCAAGGCGCTCGCGCAGGTGCGCGACGTGCTGAAAGACGACTACGCCAAAGCGCTCACGGCCGACGCTCGTCTCGATTTAGTTCGCAGCTTGATCAAGCTGGCCTCCGAGACCAAGGACAACGCCGATCAGCGTTACGTGATGGGCACGCAGGCGATGGATTTGGCCGTCAAAGCCGGCGACGCCGATCTGGCGTTCGAAGCGATCGACGGTTTGGATTCATACTTCGCCGTCGACGGGTGGGATATGAAGGCCCAAGCGATGATCAAGCTTTCGCATCTGGCAAAGTCGACGCCGGAGAAACAATACGTCGCTACCCACGCGTTGTCGATGACCGATAACGCGCTGGCCGCCGATCATTACGATGCCGCGGTCGAAATCGCAAACGTGGCCGCCATGATGGCCGATGCCGTCGGCGAGCCACTGCTGCGCGATCAGGCCCACGAGGCCCGATCGCGAGCTCAGCGGATGCAGAATGTCGCGGAGGATTTTAAAGCCGCGAAGCAGAAGCTCGCCGCGCATCCCGACGATGCCGACGCGAACCTCATCGTCGGCCGGTTTCTATGTTTTCAAAAGGGAGACTGGAAAGCGGGGCTACCATTTCTGTCGCACGGCAGCGATGTGGCGCTGAAAAAGCTTGCCGGAATGGAAGCTGCCGCTCCGGATGCGCCCCCCGATTCTCCCACGGGCGCCGCCGACCGCGCCAAGCTCGGCGACGCATGGTGGAACGCGGCCGAAAAGATCGGCGACAATAAGAGCCCGTTTGTCATCGCAATGTTTGCCCGGGCGAAATACTGGTATCACGAAGCACTGCCCGGCCTGAGCGGGTTGGATTTGAAAAAGGCCGAAAAGCGGTCGAGCGAAGACGCCGGCGTCGAACTCGGCGCCGTGAAAATGGTTTATCTCGACGATCTACCGGAACAAGACGTTTCGGTGGGGCTCGGATCGCTCGGGAAGCAGGGGGCAAGCGGTTTGCCCGAGGGGTCGCCGCAAACAGTTTCGTTCCGCGGCGTGACGGTGAAGCACGCGCTGGCGATGGCCCCGCCGGAAAACGGCAAGGCGACCGTGTCGTTCACGGTCGATCGCAAGTTTCACAACTTTACGGCAGTAGTCGGATTGCAAGACAAGGCGAAGCCGAAATCGGCGATCACTTTCGAAGC
- a CDS encoding acylphosphatase, with product MDRAHARQRRTVHYSGRVQGVGFRFSAERIAGQYQVAGFVKNLADGRVLLVVEGEIPELDRFLAEVQAEMAGNIRTVAVEPGTASSEFSEFGVRY from the coding sequence ATGGACCGTGCCCACGCACGACAACGCCGAACGGTGCATTACAGCGGCCGTGTGCAGGGCGTTGGCTTCCGATTTTCGGCCGAACGTATCGCCGGCCAATACCAAGTCGCGGGATTTGTGAAGAACCTTGCCGATGGCCGCGTGTTGCTGGTGGTTGAGGGGGAAATCCCGGAACTGGATCGTTTTCTGGCCGAAGTTCAAGCGGAGATGGCCGGAAACATTCGCACCGTTGCGGTCGAGCCGGGAACCGCATCGAGCGAATTTTCCGAGTTTGGAGTGCGATATTGA
- a CDS encoding ABC transporter permease subunit encodes MTLGGGMLLAALGTWLTPPWLLGVGAAIGLLVLAIGYGIAMGVSRRSGLFLHDALREGFLRPVLIVACVLAVIALAASPVVPVKDLIRSITRLPHSGKIALAETIAPGAQDQRVALDIRPAELKSLHIDSDEDVKISLMQFGIIKQAQQGHIEITAGEPYDWSRANSENNLFYGERSDESMMSIRNLSDKPAHLQFTGMTSEEFPAVQTVPQTAAALVGLVLLFLLFKALAPKIAAVALATAREVTVQPLFQIVAVVGAFALLVVIYIPGNTFGEDVKMLKSSDVTLIKILSVIVALWAASESVSGELEGRTAMTVLSKPIGRRQFLIGKFVGIILPVALLFLILGSAFLLTVSYKVVYDARESAKLEPNWIECYQAMITSVPVLVLAFFEAVALAALSVAISTRLSALATLIICCSVYVLGHLVPMLVASSASDSYGFINFTGQLFSAVLPVLDHFESEAAVATDAAIPLVYIAWAGLYCLLYSTVAMLVGLTLFEDRDLA; translated from the coding sequence ATGACTCTTGGCGGCGGAATGTTGCTCGCAGCGCTCGGCACCTGGCTGACGCCCCCTTGGCTGTTGGGCGTCGGCGCGGCGATTGGCCTGCTTGTGCTGGCGATCGGTTATGGCATTGCCATGGGTGTTTCGCGTCGGTCTGGCCTGTTTCTACATGATGCCTTACGCGAAGGCTTCTTGCGGCCGGTGTTGATCGTGGCCTGTGTGCTTGCGGTCATCGCGCTGGCGGCTTCGCCCGTGGTGCCGGTCAAAGATTTGATCCGCTCGATCACACGGCTGCCGCACTCCGGGAAAATCGCCCTCGCGGAAACGATTGCTCCGGGCGCCCAGGATCAGCGAGTGGCGCTCGACATCCGCCCGGCCGAGTTGAAATCGCTGCACATCGACAGCGATGAGGATGTGAAAATCTCGTTGATGCAGTTCGGCATCATCAAGCAGGCCCAGCAAGGGCATATCGAGATTACGGCCGGCGAGCCCTACGATTGGTCGCGCGCCAACAGCGAAAACAATCTTTTCTACGGGGAACGAAGCGATGAATCGATGATGAGCATTCGCAACTTGAGCGACAAGCCGGCCCATCTTCAGTTCACCGGCATGACGAGCGAGGAATTTCCGGCCGTGCAAACCGTGCCGCAAACGGCAGCGGCCCTGGTGGGGCTCGTGCTGTTGTTCCTGTTGTTCAAGGCGCTGGCGCCGAAAATTGCCGCCGTGGCTTTGGCAACCGCGCGCGAAGTGACAGTGCAGCCGCTATTTCAGATCGTGGCCGTCGTCGGAGCCTTTGCCCTGCTGGTGGTCATCTATATTCCCGGGAATACGTTTGGCGAAGACGTGAAGATGCTCAAATCGAGCGACGTCACGCTGATCAAGATCCTCTCGGTGATCGTGGCGCTGTGGGCGGCCAGTGAATCGGTCTCCGGCGAACTCGAAGGCCGCACGGCCATGACCGTGCTATCGAAGCCGATCGGCCGGCGACAATTCTTGATCGGCAAATTCGTGGGCATCATCTTGCCGGTGGCCCTGCTGTTCTTGATCCTGGGCTCGGCGTTTCTGCTCACGGTTTCCTACAAAGTGGTTTACGATGCCCGCGAATCGGCGAAGCTCGAGCCGAACTGGATCGAATGTTATCAGGCGATGATCACGTCGGTGCCGGTGCTGGTGCTGGCGTTTTTCGAGGCCGTCGCGCTGGCCGCCTTGAGCGTGGCCATCTCGACGCGGCTATCGGCCTTGGCGACGCTGATCATCTGTTGCTCGGTGTACGTGCTCGGGCACTTGGTGCCGATGCTGGTGGCGTCGAGCGCGAGCGACAGTTACGGATTTATCAATTTTACCGGTCAATTATTTTCTGCCGTGTTGCCGGTGCTCGACCATTTCGAGAGCGAAGCGGCTGTGGCAACCGATGCCGCCATCCCGCTGGTGTACATTGCTTGGGCCGGCCTCTATTGCCTTCTCTACAGCACGGTGGCTATGCTCGTCGGTTTGACTCTTTTCGAAGACCGCGATCTGGCCTGA